Proteins from a genomic interval of Brucella melitensis bv. 1 str. 16M:
- a CDS encoding carbohydrate ABC transporter permease, with product MQRNNRLQALVPKLVLGPSFLIVLVFVYGFIIYTGVLSLTNSRMLPSYGFVGLTNYTKLWTLPHWWRAITNLAIFASLYIIICSVIGLFLAILLDQKIRGEGILRPIYLYPMALSFIVTGTAWKWFLDPGIGLEHTMHLWGWESFSFNWIKSNTMAIYCLVIAAVWQSSGFVMAMFLAGLRGVDNEINKAAQIDGASTGTIYRRIIIPLMRPVFLSAFVVLAHLAIKAYDLVIALTGGGPGQATELPATFMYSYTFTRNQMGIGASSAIIMLAMIFSIIIPYLYSEIRGGSRP from the coding sequence ATGCAGCGTAACAACCGATTACAGGCACTGGTGCCCAAGCTGGTTTTGGGGCCAAGCTTTCTGATCGTACTCGTCTTCGTTTACGGGTTCATCATCTATACGGGCGTTCTGTCGCTTACAAACAGCCGGATGCTGCCGTCCTATGGCTTTGTCGGTCTCACCAATTACACAAAGCTCTGGACTCTGCCGCATTGGTGGCGGGCGATCACCAATCTGGCGATTTTTGCATCGCTCTACATCATCATCTGTTCGGTCATCGGGCTTTTTCTGGCCATCCTGCTCGATCAGAAAATCCGTGGCGAGGGCATCCTGCGCCCGATCTATCTCTATCCAATGGCGCTTTCCTTCATCGTGACCGGAACCGCATGGAAATGGTTTCTCGATCCCGGCATCGGACTGGAACACACCATGCATCTATGGGGGTGGGAAAGCTTTTCCTTCAACTGGATCAAGAGCAACACGATGGCGATCTATTGTCTCGTGATTGCGGCGGTCTGGCAGTCGTCCGGCTTCGTCATGGCCATGTTTCTCGCGGGGCTTCGCGGCGTGGACAATGAAATCAACAAGGCCGCGCAGATCGACGGCGCTTCCACCGGAACCATTTATCGCCGTATCATCATTCCCCTGATGCGCCCGGTTTTCCTGTCTGCTTTCGTGGTGCTCGCGCATCTGGCGATCAAGGCCTATGACCTTGTGATCGCGTTGACCGGCGGCGGGCCGGGGCAGGCGACGGAACTGCCCGCAACCTTCATGTATTCCTATACCTTCACCCGCAACCAGATGGGTATCGGCGCTTCCTCGGCGATCATCATGCTGGCGATGATCTTCTCGATCATCATTCCCTATCTCTATTCGGAAATTCGCGGAGGGTCGCGGCCATGA
- a CDS encoding carbohydrate ABC transporter permease, translating into MSVQSQDNAIKSGKLTRALIYSALIFFAFYYLLPLYVMLVNSFKPLEEIRQGGMLNLPQQWTIEPWLSAWSTAQIGVQPTGLKPFFINSILMVVPAVAISTIVGALNGYVLTKWRFRGSNIFFGLLLLSCFIPFQIVLIPMARVLGILGIAGTIWGLILVHVVYGLGFTTLYFRNYYEAFPTELVRAAKIDGASFFQIFWRILLPSSGPIIVVSVIWQFTNIWNDFLFGASFSGAHSTPMTVALNNLVSSSTGVKEYNVHFAGAILAALPTLIVYIVSGRYFVRGLMSGAVKG; encoded by the coding sequence ATGAGCGTCCAATCGCAAGATAATGCCATCAAGAGCGGAAAGCTCACCCGTGCGCTGATCTATTCCGCGCTCATCTTCTTCGCATTCTACTATCTGTTGCCGCTCTATGTGATGCTGGTGAACTCGTTCAAGCCCCTGGAGGAAATCCGTCAGGGTGGCATGTTGAACCTGCCGCAGCAATGGACCATCGAGCCATGGCTTTCCGCCTGGTCCACGGCGCAGATCGGTGTGCAGCCGACGGGCCTCAAGCCCTTCTTCATCAATTCGATCCTGATGGTCGTTCCGGCTGTGGCCATTTCGACTATCGTTGGCGCGCTGAACGGCTATGTTCTCACCAAATGGCGCTTTCGCGGATCGAATATCTTCTTTGGCCTGCTTTTGCTTTCCTGCTTCATTCCCTTCCAGATCGTGCTTATTCCGATGGCGCGCGTATTGGGAATTTTGGGGATTGCAGGCACCATCTGGGGGCTGATCCTCGTGCATGTGGTCTATGGCCTCGGTTTCACGACGCTTTATTTCCGCAATTATTACGAGGCTTTCCCGACCGAGCTGGTGCGCGCGGCAAAGATAGACGGCGCAAGCTTCTTCCAGATTTTCTGGCGCATTCTCCTGCCATCGTCCGGTCCGATCATCGTCGTGTCGGTCATCTGGCAGTTTACCAATATCTGGAACGACTTTCTGTTTGGTGCTTCCTTCTCCGGCGCGCATTCGACGCCGATGACGGTAGCGCTCAACAACCTCGTTTCCTCTTCCACCGGCGTCAAGGAATATAATGTCCATTTCGCAGGCGCCATCCTGGCAGCCTTGCCGACGCTGATCGTCTATATCGTTTCCGGCCGTTATTTCGTGCGTGGCCTGATGTCTGGTGCCGTCAAGGGCTAG
- a CDS encoding ABC transporter ATP-binding protein has product MSFLKITDLYKSYGSVSVLKDINIEIDEGGFLVLVGPSGCGKSTLLNTIAGLEPITSGDIAINGKSVSNLHPSQRDIAMVFQSYALYPNMTVAGNIAFGMEIRKVPKPERDKAIQQVADMLQIGHLLDRKPSQLSGGQRRRVAMGRALVRNPQVFLFDEPLSNLDAKLRVDMRTEIKRLHSRMKTTIVYVTHDQIEAMTLATKIAVLKDGVLQQFGTPAEIYNNPANMFVADFMGSPAMNLLPVKVEKSGSDYAITLDQGEGEVLKLPLKAVPQGLAQYVGKEVVFGIRPEALTDPDGADRNAASIVEGDCLIDVVEPAGSDTFAVTRLGGKHVVARLRADARIRAGQSARLAFNLDKSVFFDSASQTRIL; this is encoded by the coding sequence ATGTCATTTTTGAAAATTACCGACCTCTACAAATCCTATGGCAGCGTATCGGTCCTGAAGGACATCAATATCGAGATTGATGAAGGCGGGTTTCTGGTGCTCGTCGGCCCATCCGGCTGCGGCAAGTCCACATTGTTGAATACGATTGCCGGGCTGGAGCCGATCACCTCCGGTGATATTGCGATCAATGGCAAATCGGTTTCCAACCTGCACCCCTCGCAGCGCGATATTGCCATGGTCTTCCAGTCCTATGCGCTTTATCCCAACATGACAGTGGCGGGAAACATTGCCTTTGGCATGGAAATTCGCAAAGTGCCAAAGCCGGAGCGCGACAAGGCCATTCAGCAAGTGGCGGATATGTTGCAGATCGGTCATCTGCTCGACCGCAAGCCAAGCCAGCTTTCGGGCGGCCAGCGCCGGCGCGTTGCCATGGGGCGCGCGCTTGTCCGCAACCCGCAGGTCTTCCTGTTCGATGAACCCTTATCTAATCTCGATGCCAAACTGCGTGTCGACATGCGCACCGAGATCAAGCGCCTTCACAGCCGCATGAAGACGACCATCGTTTATGTGACTCATGACCAGATCGAAGCCATGACGCTCGCGACCAAAATCGCGGTTCTGAAAGATGGCGTTCTTCAACAGTTCGGTACACCGGCGGAAATTTATAACAATCCGGCCAATATGTTCGTAGCGGACTTCATGGGATCGCCTGCCATGAACCTTCTGCCCGTCAAGGTGGAGAAGAGCGGTTCGGATTATGCCATTACGCTCGATCAGGGCGAGGGCGAGGTTTTGAAGCTGCCGCTGAAGGCCGTACCGCAGGGGCTTGCGCAATATGTCGGCAAGGAAGTGGTTTTCGGCATTCGCCCGGAAGCCCTGACGGACCCGGACGGGGCCGACCGCAACGCGGCCTCGATTGTCGAGGGCGACTGCCTGATTGACGTGGTGGAGCCTGCCGGTTCGGATACGTTTGCGGTGACGCGCCTCGGCGGCAAGCATGTGGTTGCGCGTCTGCGCGCAGATGCGCGCATCCGCGCCGGCCAGTCGGCCCGGCTTGCCTTCAATCTGGACAAGTCGGTGTTCTTCGATTCCGCGAGCCAGACGCGCATCCTGTAA
- a CDS encoding DHA2 family efflux MFS transporter permease subunit: MNRIIPLVLAIALFMEQMDSNVISTSLPAIAADIGTSPIALKLALTAYLVALAVFIPVSGWMADRFGAKNVFRAAIAVFVVGSIACAASNSLPAFVIARFLQGMGGAMMTPVGRLVLIRSTPRNELVSAMAWLTIPAMVGPLVGPPVGGFITTFLTWHWIFLINVPIGMIGIWFATHFLPDNEERIIKRLDWPGFFLSGFAMSGVVFGLSVVSLPALPPVIGFATLAVGMLCTVLYVLHARRTPDPLLNLRLFDNQVFRSAVFGGSIFRFGIGAIPFLLPLMFQLGFGLTPFQSGMMTFVSAIGAISMKFGAKRIFTRISFRRALMGGSLISAAFIAVNGTFTPATPYWIIIGFLLVGGFARSLFFTGVNALAFAEIPNEKTSQATPLTAVAQQVSIAIGVALAGGILEISTMLRGAPLALVDFHIGFFVVACVSVLAFFWFARLAPDAGKELATPSVIRHHGKPVTTA; this comes from the coding sequence GTGAACCGCATTATTCCACTTGTGCTGGCGATTGCTCTTTTTATGGAGCAGATGGATTCGAATGTCATTTCGACCTCGCTTCCGGCTATTGCCGCCGATATCGGCACCAGCCCAATTGCGCTGAAGCTGGCGCTCACCGCCTATCTTGTGGCGCTTGCGGTTTTCATTCCGGTGAGCGGCTGGATGGCGGACAGGTTTGGCGCGAAGAACGTGTTTCGCGCAGCTATTGCGGTCTTTGTGGTCGGCTCCATAGCATGTGCCGCTTCAAACTCGCTTCCGGCCTTTGTGATCGCCCGTTTCTTGCAGGGTATGGGCGGGGCGATGATGACGCCGGTTGGCCGCCTGGTCCTCATCCGCTCCACGCCGCGAAACGAGCTTGTTTCGGCCATGGCGTGGCTTACCATTCCCGCCATGGTGGGGCCGCTTGTCGGCCCGCCGGTGGGTGGCTTCATAACGACCTTCCTCACTTGGCACTGGATATTCCTCATCAACGTGCCGATTGGCATGATCGGCATCTGGTTTGCCACGCATTTCCTGCCCGATAATGAAGAACGTATCATCAAGCGGCTCGATTGGCCGGGCTTCTTCCTCTCCGGTTTTGCCATGTCGGGCGTGGTGTTCGGCCTTTCTGTGGTCAGCCTTCCGGCTTTGCCGCCCGTGATCGGCTTCGCCACGCTTGCTGTCGGCATGTTGTGCACTGTGCTTTATGTTCTCCACGCAAGGCGTACGCCCGATCCGCTGCTCAATCTCAGGCTCTTCGACAATCAGGTTTTCCGGTCCGCGGTTTTCGGCGGCAGCATTTTCCGCTTCGGTATCGGTGCGATCCCGTTTCTGCTGCCCTTGATGTTCCAGCTCGGCTTTGGCCTCACGCCCTTTCAGTCCGGCATGATGACCTTCGTTTCGGCAATCGGTGCGATTAGCATGAAATTCGGGGCAAAGCGCATTTTCACGCGCATCAGTTTCCGCCGTGCACTTATGGGAGGATCGCTGATTTCAGCGGCCTTTATCGCGGTGAACGGCACGTTCACGCCTGCAACGCCTTACTGGATCATCATTGGTTTCCTGCTTGTCGGCGGCTTTGCGCGGTCCCTGTTTTTTACCGGCGTAAATGCGTTGGCTTTTGCTGAAATACCGAATGAGAAGACCAGTCAGGCAACGCCGCTTACCGCTGTCGCACAGCAGGTTTCGATTGCCATTGGCGTGGCGCTTGCAGGCGGCATTCTGGAAATCAGCACCATGCTGCGCGGCGCACCGCTGGCCTTGGTTGATTTCCATATCGGTTTCTTTGTGGTGGCCTGTGTTTCGGTGCTGGCTTTCTTCTGGTTTGCGCGGCTTGCGCCCGATGCAGGCAAGGAACTGGCCACGCCAAGCGTGATACGCCATCATGGAAAACCCGTCACCACAGCCTAG
- a CDS encoding RlmE family RNA methyltransferase yields the protein MSKAGGNKGGSRTGGRGGAGSSNLHVRVKKKAGTIKESSRRWLERHLNDPYVHKSRQDGYRSRAAYKLIEINDRYNLLKKGQKIIDLGAAPGGWSQIAARIVGSTDENPQVVGIDYLHVDPLPGVILLEMDFLDDEAPQKLMDALGDKPDLVISDMAAPTTGHRRTDHLRTVHLCEVAADFAVSVLKPGGHFLTKTFQGGTENELLALLKQKFRSVHHVKPPASRAESVELYLLARDFKG from the coding sequence ATGAGCAAAGCAGGCGGAAACAAGGGTGGCAGCAGGACGGGCGGCCGCGGCGGCGCGGGCAGCAGCAACCTGCATGTGCGGGTGAAGAAAAAGGCCGGCACGATCAAGGAATCCTCCCGCCGCTGGCTGGAGCGTCACCTGAACGACCCCTATGTGCACAAATCCCGGCAGGACGGCTATCGTTCGCGCGCAGCCTACAAGCTCATCGAGATCAATGATCGCTACAACCTCCTGAAAAAGGGGCAGAAGATCATCGACCTCGGCGCCGCCCCCGGCGGCTGGTCACAGATCGCGGCCAGGATTGTCGGCTCGACCGATGAGAATCCACAGGTCGTCGGCATTGATTATCTGCATGTCGATCCCCTGCCCGGCGTCATTCTGCTGGAAATGGATTTTCTAGATGATGAAGCGCCGCAAAAGCTGATGGACGCCCTTGGCGACAAGCCGGACCTCGTCATTTCAGACATGGCCGCGCCCACGACAGGCCATCGCCGGACGGACCATCTGCGCACGGTGCACCTCTGCGAGGTTGCCGCCGATTTTGCGGTTTCGGTGCTGAAACCCGGTGGCCACTTCCTGACCAAGACATTTCAGGGCGGCACGGAAAACGAGCTTCTGGCGCTGCTCAAGCAGAAGTTCCGCTCGGTCCATCATGTGAAGCCGCCAGCATCTCGCGCAGAATCGGTGGAACTTTACCTGCTCGCCCGCGACTTCAAAGGTTAA
- a CDS encoding Ppx/GppA phosphatase family protein — MKNPEERTADTVHQGASGGQSGTIQARNPSEGGKRKLRKNAAAEAGNARSAPDSGRPKTQNEAEAKGSPGQRKRARRRHRGKASRGTEAASAKPPAAEAAHAEARPCGKISNRRRRARKKKQQACQQNGQPAHVAESAAKAAHHTPRTENHAPAPQAKRKAGTPQPARHAHGEAPLYAALDLGTNNCRLLVASPTRPGQFRVVDAFSRIVRLGEGLSTTGALSDNAMHRAVEALKICRDKLAGKKIRRSRLIATEACRSAANGEEFLARVREETGLELEIVDRQTEARLAVSGCGTLVTPDTDAVVLFDIGGGSSEIALIDVSQRRSPRLTEHITAWTSLPVGVVTLAERFGGRNVTEESFGAMVDHVTEFVSRFRERNCLGPLAASPRFHLLGTSGTVTTLAGIHLGLERYDRRRVDGMWMGADDVTQMTNRLLSWDFEARVANPCIGADRADLVLAGCAILDAIRKVWPSEKLLVADRGLREGILTELMSRDGAWRHNRASGARNRH, encoded by the coding sequence TTGAAGAACCCCGAGGAGCGCACCGCCGATACGGTGCACCAGGGGGCGTCTGGCGGACAATCCGGCACTATTCAGGCCCGGAATCCGTCCGAAGGCGGCAAGCGCAAGTTGCGCAAGAATGCCGCTGCAGAAGCCGGGAATGCGCGTAGCGCCCCCGATTCAGGACGCCCAAAAACCCAAAATGAAGCGGAAGCCAAGGGCTCTCCCGGCCAGCGTAAGCGTGCGCGCCGCCGCCACCGCGGCAAGGCGAGCCGTGGAACAGAGGCGGCAAGCGCAAAGCCTCCCGCTGCCGAAGCCGCCCATGCGGAAGCACGCCCCTGCGGTAAAATCTCGAATCGCCGCCGCCGCGCACGCAAGAAAAAGCAGCAGGCCTGCCAGCAAAACGGCCAGCCGGCACATGTTGCAGAAAGCGCAGCCAAGGCTGCGCATCACACGCCGCGCACCGAAAACCATGCGCCTGCACCACAGGCCAAGCGCAAGGCCGGAACACCTCAGCCCGCGCGCCATGCCCATGGTGAAGCGCCACTTTATGCAGCCCTTGATCTTGGCACCAATAATTGCCGCCTTCTGGTGGCCTCGCCCACACGCCCCGGCCAGTTTCGTGTCGTGGATGCCTTTTCGCGCATCGTACGGCTTGGCGAAGGCTTGAGCACCACCGGCGCTTTGAGCGACAACGCCATGCATCGTGCGGTAGAGGCGCTGAAAATCTGCCGCGACAAGCTGGCAGGCAAGAAAATCCGCCGCTCACGCCTGATCGCGACCGAGGCTTGCCGTTCGGCAGCCAATGGCGAGGAATTTCTGGCGCGCGTGCGTGAGGAAACCGGGCTGGAACTGGAAATCGTGGACCGCCAGACCGAAGCGCGGCTGGCCGTATCCGGTTGCGGCACGCTCGTCACCCCCGATACGGACGCCGTGGTACTGTTCGATATCGGCGGCGGCTCCTCGGAAATCGCGCTGATAGACGTATCGCAACGCCGCTCACCGCGCCTTACCGAACATATCACGGCCTGGACTTCACTGCCGGTCGGCGTGGTGACGCTTGCCGAACGCTTTGGCGGGCGCAACGTGACCGAGGAAAGTTTTGGCGCGATGGTCGATCACGTTACCGAATTCGTGTCGCGCTTTCGGGAGCGCAATTGCCTCGGCCCGCTTGCGGCAAGCCCTCGCTTTCACCTTCTCGGCACCTCCGGCACGGTAACGACGCTTGCCGGTATTCACCTCGGCCTTGAACGCTACGACCGCCGCCGCGTGGACGGAATGTGGATGGGCGCGGATGACGTGACCCAGATGACCAACCGTCTGCTTTCGTGGGATTTTGAGGCGCGGGTGGCCAATCCATGCATTGGCGCGGACAGGGCCGATCTGGTATTGGCAGGCTGCGCCATTCTCGATGCCATTCGCAAAGTGTGGCCAAGTGAAAAACTTCTCGTTGCCGATCGCGGTTTGCGCGAAGGCATTCTGACCGAACTGATGTCACGCGACGGCGCATGGCGCCATAACCGGGCATCCGGCGCTAGAAACAGGCACTAA
- a CDS encoding amino acid ABC transporter ATP-binding protein: MIELQHIVKRFDDAVILNDINITIAEGTVTALVGPSGGGKSTLLRCINLLEIPTSGTLLLGGQSITFEPNRKPSWQTIQSIRRQTGMVFQNFQLFPHQTAIQNVMEGLVTVLKWPKNKARERAMELLTKVGMAHKADAWPSTLSGGQQQRIAIARALAPSPRVLLCDEPTSALDPELASEVVDVLSKLAQEGTTMVIATHDLRLASKIAKNVVFLETGNVVETGSAHDVFTHPTRERTKQFVATINAAHSYDI; the protein is encoded by the coding sequence ATGATCGAGCTGCAACATATCGTAAAGCGTTTCGACGACGCCGTTATCCTGAACGACATAAACATCACGATTGCCGAAGGCACGGTGACGGCTCTCGTTGGCCCATCCGGCGGCGGCAAGAGCACCTTGCTGCGCTGCATCAACCTTCTGGAAATACCAACCTCCGGCACACTTCTGCTGGGGGGGCAGAGCATCACCTTCGAGCCGAACCGCAAGCCAAGCTGGCAGACGATACAATCCATTCGCCGCCAGACGGGCATGGTGTTTCAGAATTTCCAGCTTTTCCCGCACCAGACCGCAATCCAGAACGTCATGGAAGGGCTGGTCACGGTCCTGAAATGGCCAAAGAACAAGGCGCGGGAACGTGCGATGGAACTGCTCACCAAGGTGGGCATGGCGCACAAGGCCGATGCCTGGCCGTCGACGCTTTCCGGCGGGCAGCAACAGCGCATCGCGATTGCGCGTGCGCTTGCGCCCTCGCCCCGCGTTTTGCTGTGCGATGAACCGACCTCAGCGCTGGATCCGGAACTTGCATCGGAAGTGGTGGATGTGTTGAGCAAGCTTGCACAGGAAGGCACAACCATGGTGATCGCAACCCATGACCTGCGCCTTGCCTCCAAGATTGCGAAGAATGTCGTCTTTCTGGAAACGGGCAATGTGGTGGAAACAGGTTCCGCCCACGATGTCTTCACCCACCCCACGCGCGAGCGTACCAAGCAGTTTGTCGCAACGATCAACGCCGCGCACAGCTACGACATCTGA
- a CDS encoding amino acid ABC transporter permease: MPDWLQLMADSLPTLLWAGLIFTIPLILLSFTFGLALGLLTALVRLFAPVWLSSVARFYVWIFRGTPLLVQLFVIFYGLPSIGVYLDAFPAALIGFTLNIGAYSSEIIRAVISSVPKGQWEAAYSIGMSWRQALIRTILPQATRTAVPPLSNTFISLIKDTSLAAAITVPELFQSAQRIVATTYEPLILYIEAALIYLALSSILSALQVRLERRFGRYGGTLETNA, from the coding sequence GTGCCAGACTGGCTTCAACTCATGGCGGATTCCCTGCCTACACTTCTCTGGGCCGGGTTGATCTTCACCATTCCGCTCATCCTGCTTTCCTTTACCTTCGGCCTTGCGCTCGGCCTGCTGACCGCGCTCGTGCGTCTTTTCGCACCCGTCTGGCTATCCTCCGTCGCACGGTTCTATGTCTGGATTTTCCGTGGCACACCGCTTCTCGTCCAGCTTTTCGTGATCTTCTATGGCCTGCCGAGCATCGGTGTCTATCTTGATGCATTTCCCGCCGCGCTGATCGGTTTCACGCTCAATATCGGCGCCTATAGTTCCGAAATCATTCGCGCCGTCATTTCCTCGGTGCCGAAAGGCCAATGGGAGGCCGCCTATTCCATCGGCATGAGCTGGCGGCAGGCGCTTATCCGCACCATTCTTCCGCAAGCGACACGAACCGCCGTACCGCCGCTTTCCAACACCTTCATCTCGCTGATCAAGGACACGTCACTGGCGGCCGCAATCACCGTGCCGGAGCTGTTCCAGTCCGCGCAGCGCATCGTCGCCACCACCTATGAGCCGCTCATTCTCTATATCGAAGCAGCACTCATCTATCTGGCGCTGAGTTCCATTCTATCGGCCCTGCAAGTGCGTCTGGAACGGCGCTTCGGACGTTATGGCGGCACGCTGGAGACAAACGCATGA
- a CDS encoding amino acid ABC transporter substrate-binding protein — MKFAQILATAGIIQAVLFTGAMAGENLDAIKSAGVLKIGTEGTYAPFTYHDKDNKLVGFDVEIGEAIAGKLGVKPEFVEGKWDGLIAGLDANRYDAVINQVGITEERKKKFNFSNPYIVSKVVLIVNDKNDTIKDFADLKGKKAAQSLTSNYGRLAKEAGAKLVATDGFDQSIQLVRTGRADATLNDSLSYLDFRKHQPKAPVKVVAEKDEATASGIIVRKGDDELVAAINKALDEIKADGTYNKISQKYFGQDVSK; from the coding sequence ATGAAATTCGCTCAGATTCTCGCAACCGCAGGCATCATTCAGGCAGTTCTTTTCACCGGCGCAATGGCGGGTGAAAATCTCGATGCCATCAAATCGGCCGGTGTCCTGAAAATCGGCACCGAAGGCACCTATGCCCCCTTCACCTATCACGACAAGGACAACAAGCTTGTTGGCTTCGACGTGGAGATTGGTGAAGCCATCGCCGGAAAGCTCGGTGTGAAGCCGGAATTCGTGGAAGGCAAATGGGATGGCCTCATTGCCGGCCTCGACGCCAACCGCTACGACGCCGTCATCAATCAGGTCGGCATCACAGAGGAACGGAAGAAGAAGTTCAACTTCTCCAATCCCTATATCGTTTCCAAGGTTGTTCTCATCGTCAACGATAAGAATGACACGATCAAGGATTTCGCCGATCTGAAGGGCAAGAAGGCAGCCCAGTCCCTCACCAGCAATTATGGCCGCCTGGCCAAGGAAGCAGGTGCGAAACTGGTTGCGACCGACGGCTTCGACCAGTCGATCCAGCTTGTCCGGACAGGCCGTGCCGATGCCACGCTCAATGACAGCCTGTCCTATCTCGACTTCAGGAAGCACCAGCCCAAGGCTCCCGTCAAGGTCGTGGCGGAAAAGGACGAAGCCACCGCCTCTGGCATCATCGTGCGCAAGGGCGACGACGAGCTGGTCGCCGCCATCAACAAGGCGCTCGATGAAATCAAGGCCGATGGAACCTACAACAAGATCTCGCAAAAATATTTCGGCCAGGACGTTTCCAAGTAA